One region of Alcanivorax sediminis genomic DNA includes:
- a CDS encoding transaldolase — protein sequence MNKREQLAQWTSLVADTGDLDMISAVAPEDATTNPSLLLAAARDDRYRDLLDQASELAAALGHAGEIDWLTDTSACLAGQAILERVPGLVSTEVDARLSFDTRATVEKGRRLISIYRELDVDPSRILIKIAGTWEGIRAAQILEEEGTRCNVTLVFNQTQALAAAEAGATLISPFVGRIYDWHLKNGMQINHPDEDPGVLSVREIFNTFKARGLDTIVMGASFRNADQIEALAGCDKLTISPALLEELAGRDGSLTRILDPELVAPDNNWHPVNEALFRWQMNDDPMACDLLADGIRRFAKDQLALEALLK from the coding sequence CGCCACCACCAACCCATCCCTGCTTCTGGCAGCCGCACGCGACGACCGCTATCGGGACTTGCTCGATCAGGCGTCAGAGCTTGCCGCAGCGCTGGGCCATGCTGGTGAGATCGACTGGCTCACGGATACCAGTGCCTGCCTGGCCGGCCAGGCGATTCTTGAACGTGTGCCCGGCCTGGTTTCCACCGAAGTGGATGCGCGGCTCTCATTTGATACTCGCGCCACCGTTGAAAAGGGCAGACGACTGATCAGCATCTACCGTGAGCTGGACGTGGACCCCTCACGGATCCTGATCAAGATCGCCGGCACCTGGGAAGGCATTCGGGCAGCCCAGATTCTGGAAGAGGAAGGCACGCGCTGTAACGTGACCCTGGTCTTCAATCAGACACAGGCACTGGCGGCCGCAGAAGCCGGTGCCACCTTGATCTCTCCTTTTGTAGGCCGCATCTATGACTGGCACCTGAAGAACGGCATGCAGATCAACCATCCTGATGAAGACCCCGGGGTTCTGTCTGTGCGGGAAATCTTCAATACCTTCAAGGCTCGTGGGCTGGACACCATTGTCATGGGGGCCAGTTTCCGTAATGCGGATCAGATTGAAGCGCTGGCGGGCTGCGACAAACTCACGATCAGCCCTGCGCTGCTTGAGGAACTCGCCGGCCGTGATGGCAGTCTCACCCGTATACTGGACCCGGAGCTGGTCGCCCCGGACAACAACTGGCACCCCGTGAACGAGGCTCTTTTTCGTTGGCAGATGAATGACGACCCGATGGCCTGTGACCTGCTGGCAGATGGCATCCGCCGTTTTGCCAAGGACCAGCTGGCACTCGAGGCACTACTCAAGTAA